In Moorena sp. SIOASIH, the following proteins share a genomic window:
- a CDS encoding circadian clock protein KaiA, with amino-acid sequence MLLSQLTICTLISSDALAQSLSQVLGSEQYIVHSTSSESEFFEVVEQHKQDLDCLVLQDTDTLPQVIQYLYLQGTTLPAVFLLKDSPETPPRVDSNQQLGSNQTTHKFTARSRAHLFHPAEVELSIHQLPEIGNFIQQAMTKFLSLAPACNLPRSSGPVYPTLTVANYSFLSKQQHRLAEKLRERLGYLGVYYKRNPRLFFRNLSLNDRDELLEHLRSEYRQIVLQYFAPGDTLNQDIDHFVEQVFFADISISKIVEIHMELMDEFSKQLQLEGRREDILLDYRLTLIDVIAHLGEMYRRSIPREL; translated from the coding sequence GTGTTGCTTTCCCAACTAACCATATGTACGCTGATCAGTTCTGATGCCCTAGCTCAATCCCTTTCTCAGGTTTTGGGTAGCGAGCAATATATTGTACACTCTACTAGCTCAGAATCTGAGTTTTTCGAGGTGGTTGAGCAACATAAACAGGATCTTGATTGTTTGGTATTGCAGGATACCGACACACTTCCCCAGGTGATCCAGTACTTGTACCTGCAAGGAACCACCTTACCTGCAGTATTTTTGCTGAAGGACTCCCCAGAAACCCCCCCTAGGGTTGACAGCAATCAACAGCTCGGCTCTAACCAGACGACCCATAAATTCACCGCCAGGTCCAGGGCTCATCTGTTCCATCCGGCAGAAGTCGAACTTAGTATTCACCAATTACCTGAGATTGGCAATTTCATCCAACAGGCCATGACCAAGTTTTTGTCCCTGGCTCCCGCCTGTAACTTACCCAGGTCATCTGGCCCGGTTTATCCTACCCTCACAGTAGCTAATTACAGTTTCTTGAGTAAGCAGCAGCATCGGTTAGCTGAAAAACTCAGGGAAAGACTCGGATACCTTGGTGTGTACTACAAGAGAAATCCTCGGCTTTTTTTTCGTAATCTATCTCTCAACGACAGGGATGAGCTGTTAGAACACTTAAGATCAGAGTATCGTCAAATTGTTTTACAGTACTTTGCACCGGGAGATACCCTAAACCAAGACATTGATCATTTTGTAGAACAAGTGTTTTTTGCGGATATTTCTATATCTAAGATTGTAGAAATTCATATGGAACTGATGGATGAATTTTCCAAACAGTTGCAGCTGGAAGGGCGTAGAGAGGATATACTGCTTGACTATCGCCTGACGTTAATCGACGTGATTGCTCACTTAGGTGAAATGTATCGCCGTTCCATCCCCAGAGAACTGTAA
- the kaiB gene encoding circadian clock protein KaiB, which translates to MSSYKKTYVLKLYVAGNTPNSVRALRTLKTILEQEFQGVYALKVIDVLKSPQLAEEDKILATPTLAKVLPPPVRKIIGDLSDREKVLIGLDLLYEELREGDLDF; encoded by the coding sequence ATGAGTTCCTATAAAAAAACCTATGTTCTCAAGCTTTATGTAGCTGGGAACACCCCCAACTCCGTCAGGGCTTTGAGAACACTGAAAACTATTCTCGAACAGGAATTCCAAGGGGTTTACGCTCTCAAAGTAATTGATGTTCTTAAGAGCCCCCAACTAGCTGAGGAAGATAAAATTTTGGCAACACCAACCTTGGCAAAAGTTTTACCGCCTCCTGTGCGAAAAATCATTGGGGACCTCTCGGATCGGGAAAAAGTCTTGATCGGCTTAGATTTGCTCTATGAAGAACTCCGTGAAGGAGATTTGGATTTCTAA
- the kaiC gene encoding circadian clock protein KaiC, with amino-acid sequence MNQLNQNEQYQNSVTTVGVQKIRTMIEGFDEISHGGLPSGRTTLVSGTSGTGKTLLAVQFLYNGISNFDEAGVFVTFEESPTDITKNASSFGWELNKLVNEGKLFILDASPDPEGQDIVGNFDLSALIERIQYAIHKYKAKRVSIDSITAIFQQYDAASVVRREIFRLVARLKNIGVTTIMTTERVEEYGPVARFGVEEFVSDNVVIVRNVLEGERRRRTIEILKLRGTTHMKGEYPFTITDQGINIFPLGAMRLTQRSSMARVSSGINTLDVMCGGGFFKDSIILATGATGTGKTLLVSKFIENACIQGDRAILFAYEESRAQLSRNASSWGINFEEMEQKGLLKILCSYPESAGLEDHLQRIKTEIAEFKPSRIAIDSLSALARGVSNNAFRQFVIGVTGYAKQEEITGFFTNTTDKFMGAHSITDSHISTITDTIIMLQYVEIRGEMSRAINVFKMRGSWHDTGIREYTISKDGPEIKDSFRNYERIISGSPTRIPVDEKSELSRIVKGVRDKSME; translated from the coding sequence ATGAATCAATTGAATCAAAATGAACAATATCAAAACTCAGTAACAACGGTCGGTGTCCAGAAAATACGGACAATGATCGAAGGCTTCGATGAGATCTCTCATGGCGGTTTACCATCTGGTAGAACCACCCTGGTCAGTGGAACGTCTGGCACGGGAAAAACTCTATTAGCCGTTCAATTTCTCTACAACGGCATTAGCAATTTTGATGAAGCTGGTGTGTTTGTTACATTTGAAGAATCACCCACAGATATCACCAAAAATGCATCGAGCTTTGGTTGGGAGCTAAATAAACTAGTTAATGAAGGGAAGCTATTTATTCTGGATGCTTCCCCGGATCCAGAAGGACAGGACATTGTCGGCAACTTCGACCTGTCTGCCCTGATCGAGCGTATTCAGTACGCCATTCACAAATACAAAGCCAAGCGAGTTTCCATTGACTCAATCACTGCCATCTTTCAGCAGTACGATGCTGCTTCGGTAGTACGTCGAGAAATTTTTCGCCTAGTGGCACGCCTGAAAAACATTGGCGTAACCACCATTATGACCACAGAGCGAGTTGAAGAGTATGGACCAGTAGCTAGATTCGGGGTGGAAGAGTTTGTCTCGGATAATGTGGTCATTGTCCGTAATGTCCTGGAAGGGGAACGCCGACGCCGCACTATAGAAATTCTCAAGCTGCGGGGTACCACCCATATGAAAGGAGAATACCCCTTTACGATTACGGATCAAGGGATCAACATCTTCCCCTTAGGAGCAATGCGACTGACTCAACGGTCTTCCATGGCCAGAGTGTCTTCCGGAATCAACACTCTTGATGTTATGTGTGGTGGTGGTTTCTTTAAGGATTCCATTATCCTGGCAACGGGTGCCACAGGTACTGGCAAAACCTTGTTAGTCAGCAAGTTTATCGAAAATGCTTGCATACAAGGTGATCGCGCCATTCTGTTTGCTTACGAAGAATCTCGGGCTCAGCTATCTCGTAATGCATCGTCTTGGGGCATTAATTTTGAGGAAATGGAACAAAAGGGTTTATTAAAAATTCTTTGTTCTTATCCAGAATCAGCGGGGTTAGAAGACCACTTACAACGGATTAAAACAGAAATTGCTGAATTTAAACCCTCTCGCATTGCCATCGACTCTCTTTCTGCTTTAGCACGGGGAGTGAGCAACAATGCCTTTCGGCAGTTTGTGATTGGTGTGACGGGCTATGCGAAGCAAGAAGAAATTACCGGCTTTTTTACCAATACCACAGATAAATTTATGGGAGCTCACTCCATTACCGATTCCCATATTTCCACAATTACTGACACAATTATAATGCTACAGTATGTGGAAATTCGTGGTGAAATGTCCCGTGCTATCAATGTGTTTAAGATGCGTGGCTCTTGGCATGATACAGGGATCCGAGAGTACACTATCAGTAAGGATGGACCAGAAATTAAGGATTCCTTCCGCAATTACGAACGAATTATCAGTGGTTCTCCCACTCGTATTCCCGTCGATGAAAAGAGCGAACTATCTCGGATTGTTAAAGGCGTTCGTGATAAGTCGATGGAATAA
- a CDS encoding LOG family protein, which translates to MTLSPSVDGFKSLSADLVTLIDQLPNLENRQWIKRSLAVLVRLTEEEIDRLDWKIITASLEDMDRAFQVFYPYRHVRKVTIFGSSRLAPNTPEYQLAAEFAHHLTQQGFMVMTGAGGGIMEAGNKGAGSKHSFGLNIQLPFENGANSFIAGDPKLIEFKYFFTRKLFFIKETDALTLFPGGFGTQDEAFESLTLCQTGRLEPTPLVLIDKPGGTYWKDWDAYIQKHLMQRGLIRPEDSSLYTITDNLDVAYETINRFYRVYHSSRYVRDQFVIRLKSELSDAELEQLNQDFSDILVQGRIEKSQVLPEELPDETAELPRLVFHFNRRDISRLYQLLATINHMGVSPESATHPELK; encoded by the coding sequence ATGACTCTATCTCCTTCTGTGGATGGCTTCAAGTCACTGTCAGCCGATTTAGTAACACTGATTGACCAGCTACCTAATCTGGAAAATCGTCAATGGATCAAACGGTCTCTAGCAGTGCTAGTGCGACTAACTGAGGAAGAAATTGACCGTCTGGACTGGAAAATAATAACCGCTTCTCTAGAAGATATGGACCGGGCATTTCAAGTTTTTTATCCCTATCGTCATGTCCGGAAAGTTACCATTTTCGGTTCCTCACGCCTTGCGCCAAATACTCCTGAATATCAGCTGGCAGCTGAATTTGCCCATCATTTAACCCAGCAGGGATTTATGGTAATGACTGGTGCTGGTGGTGGCATTATGGAGGCAGGAAACAAAGGTGCTGGCTCTAAGCATTCGTTTGGTCTGAATATTCAACTACCGTTTGAGAACGGAGCAAATTCGTTTATCGCAGGGGATCCCAAGCTGATTGAGTTCAAGTATTTTTTCACTCGCAAGCTATTTTTTATCAAGGAAACTGATGCGCTTACCTTATTTCCTGGTGGCTTTGGTACTCAGGATGAAGCCTTTGAGTCTTTAACCCTTTGTCAAACAGGACGATTAGAACCAACTCCTTTAGTACTGATTGATAAACCTGGTGGCACCTACTGGAAAGATTGGGATGCTTATATTCAAAAGCACCTCATGCAACGGGGTTTGATCAGGCCAGAGGATTCCAGTCTCTATACCATCACAGATAACTTAGATGTGGCTTACGAAACAATTAATCGGTTTTACCGGGTTTATCACTCTAGCCGCTATGTCAGAGATCAATTCGTCATTCGCCTCAAATCTGAGTTGTCAGATGCTGAGCTTGAACAACTAAATCAGGATTTTAGCGATATCTTGGTTCAGGGACGGATTGAGAAAAGTCAGGTTTTACCAGAAGAACTACCTGATGAAACTGCTGAACTCCCCCGTCTGGTTTTCCACTTCAATCGACGAGATATTAGCCGTCTCTACCAGCTACTCGCTACTATTAATCACATGGGTGTTTCTCCAGAAAGTGCAACTCATCCGGAACTGAAATAA
- a CDS encoding RNA-guided endonuclease TnpB family protein gives MQRAFKTKLKLNNKQKTLMAQHAGYSRWVWNWALNLWKEAALAGLKPSANKLKKFYTHHVKPQYTWQSTLSSRVYQFAFLHLGEAFSRFFQGIAQHPKFKKKGRNDSFTLDNCGKVMEFSGTRLKLPFIGWVSTYEPLPEIQTKRVTISRVANSWYISVAYEFESESTPKSREYLGVDVGVKVLATCSDGTVFHNPRAYKQAQNKLARLQRELSRRQIGSNNRNKTQLKLAKVHPIANIRKDAIHKLTSWLCKNHAVIGLENLNVSGLLKNHKLAGAIADAALYEIRRQVEYKSEWYGCQLVFADRFYPSTKTCSSCGHVQEMPLKERVFNCEACDYTADRDLNASLNLERYAEGFSV, from the coding sequence ATGCAACGAGCCTTCAAGACCAAGTTAAAACTCAATAACAAACAAAAAACCTTGATGGCTCAACACGCTGGGTATTCTAGGTGGGTCTGGAACTGGGCTTTAAACCTGTGGAAGGAAGCCGCATTAGCTGGACTCAAACCTTCAGCCAATAAGTTGAAAAAGTTCTATACTCATCATGTGAAGCCTCAGTATACCTGGCAGTCCACATTAAGTTCTAGGGTTTACCAATTTGCTTTCCTGCACTTAGGAGAAGCATTTAGTCGATTTTTTCAAGGGATTGCTCAACACCCTAAGTTCAAGAAAAAAGGTAGAAATGATAGCTTCACCCTAGATAATTGTGGGAAGGTCATGGAGTTTTCAGGAACTCGATTAAAACTCCCCTTTATTGGATGGGTTAGTACCTATGAACCTCTACCCGAAATCCAGACTAAGCGAGTCACAATCAGTCGAGTAGCTAATTCTTGGTATATCTCTGTAGCCTACGAATTTGAGTCGGAATCTACCCCAAAGTCTAGAGAATATCTGGGTGTTGATGTGGGAGTTAAAGTTTTAGCTACCTGTTCGGATGGGACTGTATTTCATAATCCCAGAGCATACAAGCAAGCTCAAAATAAACTAGCCCGACTTCAAAGAGAACTATCTAGAAGACAGATAGGTTCTAACAACAGAAATAAGACTCAGCTGAAATTAGCGAAAGTTCATCCCATCGCTAACATCCGGAAAGATGCAATCCATAAATTAACCTCTTGGCTTTGCAAGAACCACGCAGTCATTGGGTTAGAAAATTTGAATGTTTCCGGTCTGTTGAAAAACCACAAATTAGCAGGTGCTATAGCCGATGCCGCTCTTTATGAAATTCGTCGCCAGGTCGAATATAAGTCGGAGTGGTACGGCTGCCAACTGGTTTTTGCGGATAGGTTCTATCCATCCACTAAAACCTGTTCAAGCTGTGGTCATGTTCAAGAAATGCCACTCAAAGAACGAGTTTTTAATTGTGAGGCTTGCGATTACACCGCTGATCGTGATCTGAACGCAAGCCTTAATTTAGAACGTTATGCCGAGGGCTTCTCGGTTTAA
- a CDS encoding DUF928 domain-containing protein, whose protein sequence is MSKIKLPLAPPILGLTLAIVSFSSSIALPGISTANPSNSRLDSDQRSPKAEVAQNHLDQERITSRTLQPLAISLAWMPPNVPERGVPGKRKAAATRGGPRCPKVEPPLTALVPATPSMASEGQMRTESVFGLTVVSHPTFWFYVPYALTPDLPLEFVLQDENHNEIYWTKFVASSSSPSVVGIELPSTVASLEVGKQYRWYFVAKCERLGSPVVTGWVKRMSLNPSLKNQLDQATLEQKAIIYARSGIWYDTLNALAKLRQQNSNNDLLMKDWVKLLQSVDLDAIALAPLLEF, encoded by the coding sequence ATGAGCAAGATAAAACTACCGTTAGCACCGCCAATCTTAGGACTGACATTAGCAATTGTCAGCTTTAGTAGCAGTATTGCCTTGCCAGGAATTTCAACAGCAAATCCTAGTAATTCCCGGTTGGACTCAGATCAACGTTCCCCAAAAGCAGAAGTGGCTCAAAACCACCTAGACCAAGAGCGAATTACTTCAAGAACTCTACAGCCATTAGCGATCAGTCTAGCTTGGATGCCACCAAATGTACCGGAACGAGGCGTACCCGGTAAACGAAAAGCAGCGGCAACCCGTGGTGGGCCTCGATGTCCAAAAGTCGAGCCACCTTTGACTGCCTTGGTCCCTGCTACTCCCAGCATGGCCAGTGAGGGTCAAATGCGAACAGAATCGGTTTTCGGCTTAACCGTTGTTTCTCATCCCACCTTCTGGTTTTATGTTCCATATGCCCTGACACCGGACTTGCCTTTGGAGTTTGTGCTACAAGATGAAAACCATAACGAAATCTACTGGACTAAATTTGTGGCCTCATCCTCCTCACCAAGTGTAGTAGGCATCGAACTTCCATCAACAGTCGCCTCCCTTGAGGTTGGTAAACAGTATCGTTGGTACTTTGTGGCTAAATGTGAGCGACTGGGGTCTCCTGTAGTGACAGGCTGGGTAAAACGGATGTCACTCAACCCATCCCTGAAAAATCAGTTAGACCAAGCGACATTAGAACAGAAAGCGATTATCTATGCCAGATCAGGGATCTGGTATGATACCCTTAATGCTCTAGCTAAGCTACGTCAGCAAAATTCTAACAATGACCTGCTGATGAAGGATTGGGTGAAATTATTGCAGTCTGTTGACTTAGATGCGATAGCCCTTGCACCCCTTCTGGAATTTTAA
- the bioF gene encoding 8-amino-7-oxononanoate synthase — MSTDPYAWLKLSLATIEKANWYRSVQTLQSMPGAVVQLEGREVINFASNDYLGLAGSPPLIEAAVTATKDYGTGSTGSRLLTGHRELHRHLENAIASLKQTEDAIVYSSGYLANIGTIAALVGKRDLILGDQYNHSSLKNGAILSGAQVIDYEHCNMASLQGQLVQYRQQYRRCLIVTDSVFSMDGDLCPLPELLGLANQFNCMLLVDEAHATGVLGATGAGCVEHFGCTGETIIQVGTLSKALGSLGGYVAGSAVLIDFLRNRSPSWIYTTALSPADTAAALAAIQIVQQEPERCAQLRNNVETLKQLITKQLPNLKCLPSESPILCISINSATEALAVGETLKAAGIFAPAIRPPTVPTSRIRISVMATHTLDHFQQLVAALETCESSK, encoded by the coding sequence ATGTCTACTGACCCTTATGCTTGGCTAAAGCTATCCCTGGCCACGATTGAGAAAGCCAATTGGTATCGTTCAGTACAAACTCTACAAAGTATGCCTGGTGCTGTGGTGCAACTGGAAGGGCGAGAGGTGATTAACTTTGCTAGTAATGACTATCTGGGACTGGCGGGCTCTCCTCCTTTAATCGAAGCCGCAGTTACTGCTACTAAGGACTATGGTACTGGTAGCACTGGTTCGAGATTACTCACTGGACACCGGGAACTGCATAGACATTTGGAAAATGCGATCGCATCTCTCAAACAAACTGAAGATGCGATAGTCTATAGCTCTGGGTATTTAGCAAATATAGGTACGATTGCGGCTTTAGTAGGGAAACGGGATTTAATCCTAGGGGATCAATACAACCACTCCAGCCTAAAAAATGGGGCAATTTTGAGCGGTGCCCAGGTAATCGATTATGAGCACTGCAATATGGCTTCTTTGCAGGGTCAACTGGTTCAATACCGACAACAATACCGTCGCTGCTTAATTGTTACTGATAGTGTCTTTAGCATGGATGGTGATTTATGCCCCTTGCCTGAGCTATTAGGGTTGGCAAACCAATTTAATTGTATGCTCCTGGTGGATGAAGCCCATGCTACGGGAGTTTTGGGCGCTACAGGGGCTGGGTGTGTAGAACATTTTGGCTGTACTGGAGAAACGATTATTCAAGTTGGCACCCTCAGTAAAGCTTTGGGGAGTTTGGGAGGGTATGTGGCTGGTTCAGCAGTTTTAATTGATTTCCTCCGAAATCGTTCTCCTAGCTGGATTTACACCACTGCTTTATCTCCAGCAGATACAGCAGCAGCATTGGCAGCAATCCAAATTGTCCAACAAGAACCAGAACGGTGCGCTCAACTGAGGAATAATGTAGAGACTCTCAAACAGTTAATTACTAAGCAGCTGCCTAATCTCAAATGTTTGCCTTCTGAGTCGCCTATCCTGTGCATTTCCATAAACAGTGCTACTGAGGCTCTTGCTGTTGGCGAAACCTTGAAAGCGGCTGGTATCTTTGCCCCTGCTATTCGTCCTCCGACAGTGCCTACGAGTCGGATTCGGATCTCAGTTATGGCAACTCATACACTGGATCATTTCCAGCAGTTAGTTGCTGCTTTGGAGACCTGTGAGAGTTCAAAATAG
- a CDS encoding CocE/NonD family hydrolase, with protein sequence MVTRDGVRLDADIYRPDSAGEFPVLLMRQPYGRAIASTVVYAHPTWYAAQGYIVVIQDVRGRGTSDGKFDLFAHEVEDGFDSVNWAASLPGSTGDVGMYGFSYQGMTQLYAAATYPTALKTICPAMIGYDLYSDWAYEGGAFCLQANLGWAIQLATETARLRKDEQAYQLLYAASRNLPLYDPIPACPQILQDLAPDSFYHDWLDHPHPDEYWEKLSPKGMMQDVDMPMLHIGGWFDPFLRGTLNLYKDMASDGCSPQHLLIGPWAHLPWGRKVGAVDYGTQANSPVDGLQVRWFDQFLKGIDTNVVEQPPVCLFEMGTNRWRYFDSWPDGNQKSYYLVTSGLASVREDSGKLVPEESQEMQQLSETEGVSQIQHTCDVSCDLLVHDPWRPVPAMGGHAAMPVGSCDRTAIDCRTDVLTYTSEPLAENLHLVGDVLVEVFCTADTPSFDICAVLSEVHPDGRVYNITQGYGRVNPGDNTNPWRIRLQATCVRIAKGNQLRLSLSGACFPAYPVNSGTGAFPGESRLMDAQIITLMVSCGEDYPTRVLLPILNSHRSPKQQLTAGNDPVYELP encoded by the coding sequence AAGAGCGATCGCATCTACGGTAGTCTATGCTCATCCCACTTGGTATGCTGCCCAGGGTTACATTGTGGTGATTCAAGATGTCAGGGGGAGGGGCACTTCAGACGGTAAGTTTGATTTGTTTGCCCACGAAGTCGAAGATGGCTTTGATAGTGTTAACTGGGCAGCAAGTTTACCCGGTAGCACTGGGGATGTGGGCATGTACGGCTTTTCCTATCAGGGGATGACTCAACTGTATGCTGCTGCCACCTATCCCACGGCCCTGAAAACTATCTGTCCAGCGATGATTGGCTATGATTTATATAGCGATTGGGCCTATGAAGGAGGGGCGTTTTGTTTACAAGCTAATCTGGGTTGGGCGATACAATTAGCAACAGAAACGGCACGATTGCGGAAAGATGAGCAAGCCTATCAACTGCTGTATGCAGCATCTCGGAATTTACCCCTGTATGACCCAATTCCTGCTTGTCCTCAAATTCTCCAAGACTTAGCACCAGACTCCTTTTATCACGACTGGTTAGACCATCCTCACCCAGATGAATACTGGGAAAAACTATCTCCCAAGGGAATGATGCAGGATGTAGACATGCCAATGTTACACATTGGCGGATGGTTTGACCCATTTTTGCGAGGGACACTTAATTTATATAAGGATATGGCATCTGATGGCTGTTCGCCCCAGCATCTGCTCATTGGACCTTGGGCGCACCTGCCTTGGGGGCGTAAAGTGGGAGCAGTGGATTATGGTACCCAGGCAAATAGTCCCGTTGATGGCTTGCAAGTGCGTTGGTTTGACCAGTTCCTCAAGGGAATTGATACCAACGTGGTTGAGCAACCGCCTGTTTGTCTATTTGAGATGGGAACTAATCGGTGGCGTTATTTTGATAGTTGGCCTGATGGCAATCAGAAATCTTATTATCTGGTAACTTCCGGTTTAGCCAGTGTCAGGGAAGATTCTGGAAAATTAGTTCCAGAAGAGTCTCAAGAAATGCAACAGCTATCGGAGACAGAGGGAGTATCCCAAATCCAGCATACCTGTGATGTATCCTGTGATCTATTAGTTCATGACCCTTGGCGTCCAGTTCCAGCAATGGGGGGTCATGCAGCTATGCCAGTCGGTTCATGCGATCGCACTGCCATAGATTGTCGCACAGATGTTTTAACCTACACCTCTGAACCCTTAGCAGAAAATTTACATTTGGTAGGGGATGTGCTGGTAGAGGTGTTTTGCACCGCTGATACTCCCAGTTTTGATATCTGTGCAGTGTTGTCGGAAGTCCATCCCGATGGCAGGGTTTACAATATCACTCAGGGATATGGGCGGGTGAATCCTGGGGACAATACTAATCCGTGGCGTATTAGATTGCAGGCAACTTGTGTGCGTATTGCTAAAGGGAATCAGTTGCGCTTGAGCTTAAGCGGGGCTTGTTTTCCCGCTTATCCAGTGAATTCCGGCACTGGGGCTTTCCCTGGTGAAAGTCGATTGATGGATGCTCAGATTATTACTTTGATGGTGAGTTGTGGAGAGGATTATCCAACTCGTGTTTTATTACCTATTTTGAACTCTCACAGGTCTCCAAAGCAGCAACTAACTGCTGGAAATGATCCAGTGTATGAGTTGCCATAA